From Natrinema amylolyticum, the proteins below share one genomic window:
- a CDS encoding 50S ribosomal protein L44e, which produces MQMPRRFNTYCPHCNEHHEHEVEKARTGRSSGLKWDARRTRRSTSSIGNSGRFSKVPVGEKPTKKTDLKYRCGECGKAHLREGWRTGRLEFQE; this is translated from the coding sequence ATGCAGATGCCACGCCGATTCAATACGTACTGTCCGCACTGCAACGAACATCACGAACACGAAGTCGAAAAGGCCCGAACGGGCCGCTCCTCTGGTCTGAAGTGGGACGCTCGCCGCACCCGACGGAGCACCTCGAGCATCGGTAACTCCGGTCGCTTCTCGAAGGTGCCCGTCGGCGAGAAGCCTACCAAGAAGACCGACCTCAAGTACCGCTGCGGCGAATGCGGCAAGGCCCACCTCCGCGAGGGATGGCGTACCGGCCGACTTGAGTTCCAGGAGTGA
- a CDS encoding HAH_0734 family protein, with protein sequence MKQLIIHGDPGIRNGAIVRYEGDDGESEVVCFGINRNGEYHGPDRVQLWCTVGSEDEFEDYEKRNFTPHFLDVDRVDADDVEVVRAKSDLAV encoded by the coding sequence ATGAAGCAGCTCATCATCCACGGGGATCCCGGGATCCGTAACGGAGCCATCGTTCGGTACGAGGGAGACGACGGGGAATCCGAGGTGGTCTGTTTCGGGATCAATCGAAACGGCGAGTACCACGGTCCCGACCGGGTCCAGCTCTGGTGTACCGTCGGCAGCGAAGACGAGTTCGAGGACTACGAGAAGCGAAACTTCACGCCGCACTTCCTCGACGTCGACCGCGTCGACGCCGACGACGTCGAAGTCGTTCGAGCGAAGAGCGATCTCGCGGTCTGA
- a CDS encoding GtrA family protein has protein sequence MRESLSEAVRTRARALLSTTRFTQFVGVGTVGATVDNLVLVALVEATVLGPIVAKVISWELGIAIIFAINERWTFADYGRVGLRPLGRRFLRSNAVRFGGFLVTIAVLGVLVRRFDVWYVAANVIGIGVGFFVNYTCESLYTWQVHRT, from the coding sequence ATGAGAGAGTCCCTGTCAGAGGCAGTTCGAACGCGAGCTCGCGCGTTGCTTTCGACGACGCGGTTTACCCAGTTCGTTGGCGTCGGGACCGTCGGTGCAACCGTCGATAACCTGGTCCTCGTGGCGCTCGTCGAGGCCACCGTTCTCGGCCCGATCGTCGCGAAGGTCATCTCCTGGGAACTCGGGATCGCGATCATCTTCGCGATCAACGAACGGTGGACGTTCGCGGACTACGGGCGGGTCGGACTACGGCCGTTGGGAAGGCGGTTCCTCCGCTCGAACGCGGTCCGGTTCGGCGGATTTCTGGTGACGATAGCCGTCCTAGGCGTGTTGGTCCGGCGGTTCGACGTCTGGTACGTTGCCGCGAACGTGATCGGGATCGGCGTCGGCTTCTTCGTCAACTACACCTGTGAGAGCCTCTACACCTGGCAGGTCCATCGGACGTAG